The genomic region GAACCTCTAGGTGGTAAAACCCTGATGCTCTATAGCGAACAAGGCTTAGGGGATATGATACAAATGATCCGTTATCTCCCTTGGGTAAAAGAACAGGGAGCCAAGATTATCCTCGAATGTCGCCAACCTCTGAAGCGTCTGTTTGCCACCTTGCCCCACGTTGAGCAAATTGTTACCAGGGAAGAGACATTACCCACCTTTAATGAACATGCTTCCTTAATGAGTTTACCTCACTTAAGCAAAACATCCTTAAACACCATTCCTGCCCCGCTGCCCTTTGCTTTACCCGATCTTCCCGAAAATTTGATCCTCCCGGAAAGCACAGCTAAATTGAAAGTGGGGTTAGCATGGCAAGGCAATATAGAACATCCTAATAATTATCTGCGATCGTGTTCATTTTCTGACGTATTGCCCCTGTTTAATTGCGACAATGTATGCTTTTATAGCCTCCAAAAAGACCTCTCTGAAGGCGATCGCCAGCAACTACAGCAAACCCCTATCCAAGTCTTTAACCCAGACTGTGATGACTTTCTCGATACCGCCCATATTATCCGGCAACTGGATCTAGTGATTACGGTAGATACGGCGATCGCTCACTTATCCGCAACATTAGGCAAGCCTACATGGATACTTTTACACTTTAGCTGTGATTGGCGGTGGATGTTCCTGCGGGTTGACAGTCCCTGGTATCCTACCGTTCGCTTATTCCGCCAGACTCAACCTGGAGATTGGTTCACTGTCATGGTTCAAGTACAACAAGCCCTAGTATCACTTCAAAATTAAACTTGTAGAGTACCTTTATTAATTGACCATAGAGTAAAAATAGATCTCACGCAAGCGGAAACTGCTGTATCAAGCAGCAAAAGAAAGTGGCAAATTAATCTTAAAACAAGTACCCATCCCTGGATTTGATGTACACTCGAACTCTCCGTGATGTTCTTGAACAATAATTTGATAGGCAGTAGTCAAACCCAATCCAGTTCCCTGACCAATGGGTTTAGTACTAAAAAAAGGATCGAAAATCTTACTCCTGATCTCATCAGGAATTCCCAAACCATTATCCTGAATCAGAATAACCACTCTATCGTGAGAATCACTCTTTGTTTCTATCTGAATTTCTCCTATAAAATTCGGCTCAAATTTCTGCCGTTCAACCACGGCATCAATGGCATTTTCTAATATATTCACCAGAGCTTGATTGATCTGTCCTGGATAGCATTCCACTGGCGAAATTTCGTCGAACTTCTGAATCACTTGAATCATCCCTGTTCCAAACAAGGGCAATAAAGAATTGGAAAGTAAACTCAGGGTATTCTTTATAGCTTTATTTAAGTCAATCAATTTACAACCCTGTTCATCTAAACGGGAAAAATCACTCAAAGATAACACGATTCTTCTAATTCGATCTGCCCCTGTTTTCATCGAGTCGAGTAGCTGGACAAAATCTTCTTGGATAAACTCTAAATCGAGCGATTCGATTTGATTGGCAATTACAGGAACAGGTTCAGGATAATGTAACTGGTATAGTTTAATTAAATTGAGCAAATCATGAACGTATTGAAAGCTAGACTCAATATTACTATAGATAAACGTAATGGGATTATTAATTTCGTGGGCTATCCCCCCAACCATTTTACCTAAAGCGGCCATTTTTTCAGATTGCACCAGTTGAGATTGGGTATTTTTCAATTGTCCTAACATTTGCTGTAAATTGTCTGCTTTTTCCCGTTCTTTTTTCTCGGAATCCCGCAAGGCAGATTCTATCCGGGTACGAGCTTCAATTTCTGCTGCTAGATTCTGATTAATCTGGTTCAGTTCTTGGATACGTTCTTGAACTCGCTGTTCTAAATTTCCGTTAGCAATTCTGAGTTCATGTTCAGCTTGTTGACGCAGCTCTATTTCTTCTTGCAATTGGTGATTTATAAGGGCTAGTTCTTCGGGCGTTCTGAGCGATAAAAACTGAGGAATTAAAGTCACCATGGCAGCAGCCGTATAACAAGAAACTAAGGCAGTAGCCGCTTGCTCAATACCAGAGATCCAGTAATTGGGATACCACAGGGTCCAAACCTCAAGTAAATGACCGATTCCACAAAGAATCATAAAAGTACTAAATAGAATAAATATATTTAAGAATGGAACATCTTGACGTTTATATACTGAGTAAACAAGAATTATGGCAATAGACAAGTAAGCTAAAGTAATTAGAGCATCACTGGTAACATGAAGACTCACTAGGGGAGTTTGCCACAGATAACAGTTACCATGAGGCATATAAGCTAAATTGGAAGAAAAAAGAGAGGCGATCATAGTCTGTTGGTTCGTACAACTTCAAACCTCAAATAGACATCTTACAGGATTGCGATCGCCAGTAATGTATCCCCAAAAACACATATACAGATATAAGTTTTACTCCTTTAGGGTGAGCAGGAGAATAAGTTGTATTCTGCAATTTCTACTGTTAGACTCTGCCCACCCTACAATGTCGTTGTTGACTTAAATACCGGCGTGACCTAAAGCCATGGCAGTAACTAGCATTCCTAGAACGAGGAAAGGTTGGGCGCTGGCTTGGTATTTGACATCATTTTCCAGAGGATTTCGGAGGAAATACATATCTTGGAATGTGATTTGGGGAATCACAAATAGGAGCAGAATGGTGGCATAGAAATTTTCGTGAATGCTGATGAGATATGCTGCAACTCCAGCTTGGAAGATATCAATCATCAGTACACAAATCCAGGCTGCTGTACCAATTCCGAACATGACGGGCAGGGATTTTAATCCCAGTTTTTTGTCCCCTTCTACGCTCTTAAAGTCGTTGACGATCGCAATCCCCAACCCCGAAAGGCTGTAAAATAGGGTCAAGATGGCGATCGTCCAATTCATTTGCCCAAATAGGGCATGACCTGCCCACCAGGGAAAGGCGATATAACTGGCACCGAGGGCATAATTACCGAGCCAACCATTTTGCTTGAGTTTCAGGGGGGGCGCAGAATAGATATAAGAAATATAGCTGCCAAAAACAGCGATCGCTGTAATCACCTTGACTTCATGACCCGCCCAAACATCCAAACCATAGGCCAAGAATATCCCGGCAAATAATAAGATCCAAATCTGAGCTTCTACCTGGTCTGTGGAAATGGCTCCAGAGGGAATGGGTCGATAGGGTTCATTAATGGCATCAATTTCCGCATCATAATAATCATTCATGGTTTGGGTATAGCCCACCATCAATGGCCCTGACAGCAGCATACAAGCCGCCGCCATCAACACATTCTCTACTGTCCAAGTAAAGCCTCCCGAAGAGACCGCCCCACAGAGAACCCCCCAAATCAGAGGAATCCAAGTAATCGGTTTCATCAACTGGAGGCGAATTTTCCAAATGTTCGTTTCTTTCGTTTCTGCGCCCTTCATCCCCAGCATTTGCCGAGTTTGGGCACTGGCGCTAGGGGGACTACTGCTGGTGCTACTGCGTCGCCGTCGTCGGGAAGATGTAGATTGAGATGCCGTTTCGTCGTTACTCATAGCCTGGTTCTCCTCAAATTGGGGGGTTACAATTCCTCTTAAAATGAAATGTTCAGATAGCGGTCTTGGAACTTTGCGCCTTTTACGGGTTTACCACTTAATGCCGGAGGGAGCAAAATATTGCGCCGTTGGTCGCCAGCTTCAATGGTAATTTCTGGCCCGTATTGGGTGAGTTTGACCTGTTTCTTATCAAATCCAGGCAAAAATAAACTGACACTCTTTTGAGCCACATCAAGCGTGATGGGTTTCGGGGCACGGGTTGCTTCAGTAAAGTCCGGTAGCGCCTTTTGCAGCACTTGCCAATTTCTACTTTTCTCAAAGGGTACAATGCTAATACTCAATGGCTCAAATTGAGCCGTAGCGGTGCTAACATCGATCGCCTCATGATCGAAGGTATCGTACAATTCTTGAAAGCTATTGGCGGCTTCGGCTGCCTGGGTATCGTGAATGACGGACTTATTCAAAATCACTCCTCCCACCGTGACTCCCACTTGCTGGGCACTCCCCCACAAATCCATGGCCTTCGCTAGTGCTGTTTTATCCCCTGTGGTCACTAAATAGGCTGCCACTCGATTGGGATTTGTAATGGCTGCTTTGCCTGCATCCAGGGTTGAATTGGCTTCTTGAGTCGGAGCAGCAAAATTATCCTTAGACAGGTCTACATTCAAAACGGCGCTACTAATGGGCCCCAGAAACGGCGATAGGGCTTGGCCCACGTCTGAGTTTACAATCACATCCCGGAACCGACGGATATACCAACTCATGATTTCCGGTGTTCCCAACATTCTCAGGGTTTCGCGATCGCCATCTCCATCATATACAATCACATCATAGTTTCCGCTTTGGTCATAATCCCGCAGAGCATACAAAGCCAACGCCCCATCCATTCCCGGTAATAACCCCAACTCTTGACCAAAAACTTCCTTAAAAAACGGCTTTTGTAAATACTGCGCTTCCAGTTGCTTCACATCTTCCCAACTGCGCTCTAATAAGGCAGCGCTTCGGAGATTAACCGCCTCCAGATTCGATTCAATGACCCCAGGAGTCCCTTCTTCCACCTGGCCCAACATCAATCCAATCACTGAAGGCGGTTCAGACAGGGCTAACAGCACCCGCTTCCCCGTACTAGCCATATGTTTAGCCGTGGCAATGGCCAAGGTTGTTTTACCCGTGCCACCCTTACCCAAAAATGTCAGAATCAGAGCCATGTCTGTTAATTATTCACAATCACGCTGTTGTCCCAGTTTAGCGCTTTCATGGGTTCTCAGTGACCAAGGGCCAAACCAATGGTCACTGTTGGTTATGAATTAAAGGGTCTTATTGTGCTACTAGCTCTTCTTCAAAGAACCAAGTTGAAAATTGACCGCTAAACTCAACCACAAAACCGACACCCGATCCATCGACCATTTTATAGCCGGTGATTGTCCCTACAGGGTTCTGCTTGATTTTGTCTACCAGATTAGCAGGGATGCGATCGATTAAACCTTTTACTTTTACCTTCTGACCAATATCCATTTATTCCATCTATACTATTCATGTTCTCCAATTCCACAGTGTATAGCAATGGGGGATCGTTAGCTGCATCTTTATTCGGACTTGGCTCTAGCTGGATTACCGAGAAATGGTATAAAATCAAAGCCATAGCTTCCGCCTCCAGTTCAGAATTCCCAGGTCTCTTTCCCCCATGCCATTATCCGAAAAGCTCATCAGCTTAGATTTACGCTTGTTGACCGTTGCAGAGTACCACCAGATGGTTACAGCCGGTATTTTGCAACCGGATGAAAAATTAGAGCTGATTGCTGGACAAATTATCCGTCAAATGTCACCCCAAAGAAGGTCCCATGCTGCGGCCATTCGCCGAGCCGATCGCCTGTTGAGTCAACGTTTGGGGGAACAGGTTATGATCCAAAAACAACTTCCTGTGATTCTGAATAACTGGTCTGAACCAGAACCGGATCTTGCGGTGGTCAAACTCGATCCCCTTGACTATG from Roseofilum reptotaenium CS-1145 harbors:
- a CDS encoding sensor histidine kinase produces the protein MIASLFSSNLAYMPHGNCYLWQTPLVSLHVTSDALITLAYLSIAIILVYSVYKRQDVPFLNIFILFSTFMILCGIGHLLEVWTLWYPNYWISGIEQAATALVSCYTAAAMVTLIPQFLSLRTPEELALINHQLQEEIELRQQAEHELRIANGNLEQRVQERIQELNQINQNLAAEIEARTRIESALRDSEKKEREKADNLQQMLGQLKNTQSQLVQSEKMAALGKMVGGIAHEINNPITFIYSNIESSFQYVHDLLNLIKLYQLHYPEPVPVIANQIESLDLEFIQEDFVQLLDSMKTGADRIRRIVLSLSDFSRLDEQGCKLIDLNKAIKNTLSLLSNSLLPLFGTGMIQVIQKFDEISPVECYPGQINQALVNILENAIDAVVERQKFEPNFIGEIQIETKSDSHDRVVILIQDNGLGIPDEIRSKIFDPFFSTKPIGQGTGLGLTTAYQIIVQEHHGEFECTSNPGMGTCFKINLPLSFAA
- the chlG gene encoding chlorophyll synthase ChlG, producing the protein MSNDETASQSTSSRRRRRSSTSSSPPSASAQTRQMLGMKGAETKETNIWKIRLQLMKPITWIPLIWGVLCGAVSSGGFTWTVENVLMAAACMLLSGPLMVGYTQTMNDYYDAEIDAINEPYRPIPSGAISTDQVEAQIWILLFAGIFLAYGLDVWAGHEVKVITAIAVFGSYISYIYSAPPLKLKQNGWLGNYALGASYIAFPWWAGHALFGQMNWTIAILTLFYSLSGLGIAIVNDFKSVEGDKKLGLKSLPVMFGIGTAAWICVLMIDIFQAGVAAYLISIHENFYATILLLFVIPQITFQDMYFLRNPLENDVKYQASAQPFLVLGMLVTAMALGHAGI
- a CDS encoding Get3/ArsA fold putative tail anchor-mediating ATPase NosAFP: MALILTFLGKGGTGKTTLAIATAKHMASTGKRVLLALSEPPSVIGLMLGQVEEGTPGVIESNLEAVNLRSAALLERSWEDVKQLEAQYLQKPFFKEVFGQELGLLPGMDGALALYALRDYDQSGNYDVIVYDGDGDRETLRMLGTPEIMSWYIRRFRDVIVNSDVGQALSPFLGPISSAVLNVDLSKDNFAAPTQEANSTLDAGKAAITNPNRVAAYLVTTGDKTALAKAMDLWGSAQQVGVTVGGVILNKSVIHDTQAAEAANSFQELYDTFDHEAIDVSTATAQFEPLSISIVPFEKSRNWQVLQKALPDFTEATRAPKPITLDVAQKSVSLFLPGFDKKQVKLTQYGPEITIEAGDQRRNILLPPALSGKPVKGAKFQDRYLNISF
- the petP gene encoding cytochrome b6f subunit PetP; translated protein: MDIGQKVKVKGLIDRIPANLVDKIKQNPVGTITGYKMVDGSGVGFVVEFSGQFSTWFFEEELVAQ
- a CDS encoding Uma2 family endonuclease, which encodes MPLSEKLISLDLRLLTVAEYHQMVTAGILQPDEKLELIAGQIIRQMSPQRRSHAAAIRRADRLLSQRLGEQVMIQKQLPVILNNWSEPEPDLAVVKLDPLDYEEDHPKVEDVYWIIEVADSTLRRDLEVKAFEYGRSQIQECWVLNLNHRQLYVYREPGKAGYQQQSILGEEKDVSPVQFPGCRIQVKELLRSQNP